Proteins co-encoded in one Pseudomonas beijingensis genomic window:
- a CDS encoding DUF2214 family protein, producing the protein MLAHWSLAAIHLLAFALGFWAVLTRGTALRRLAGGVDAVRSVLVADNLWGLSALVLLVTGGMRAFGGYEKGTDYYLHQPLFHLKMTLLLLILLLEIVPMIALIKWRMALGKGTAIDPSKAGRLARISHIEALLLILMVVAATGMARGVGLG; encoded by the coding sequence ATGTTGGCTCATTGGTCGCTTGCGGCAATTCATCTGCTGGCGTTCGCCCTCGGGTTCTGGGCGGTGCTGACGCGCGGCACGGCACTACGACGCCTGGCGGGCGGTGTGGACGCGGTGCGGAGTGTCTTGGTGGCTGACAATCTGTGGGGTCTGTCGGCGCTGGTGCTGTTGGTGACCGGTGGGATGCGAGCGTTCGGCGGGTACGAAAAAGGCACGGACTATTACCTGCATCAACCGCTGTTTCATCTGAAGATGACGTTGCTGCTGTTGATCCTGTTGCTTGAAATCGTACCGATGATCGCCCTGATCAAATGGCGGATGGCGCTGGGCAAAGGGACGGCGATCGATCCTTCGAAAGCCGGCCGACTTGCGCGGATCAGCCATATCGAAGCCTTGTTGCTGATCTTGATGGTCGTCGCCGCCACAGGCATGGCGCGCGGCGTGGGTCTGGGCTGA
- the csrA gene encoding carbon storage regulator CsrA, translated as MLILTRKVGESINIGDDITITILGVSGQQVRIGINAPKNVAVHREEIYQRIQAGLTAPDKPQTP; from the coding sequence ATGCTGATACTCACCCGCAAAGTCGGTGAAAGCATAAACATTGGTGACGACATCACGATCACCATTCTGGGCGTTAGCGGCCAACAAGTACGGATCGGCATCAACGCCCCGAAAAACGTTGCGGTGCATCGTGAAGAGATCTATCAGCGTATTCAGGCCGGCCTTACCGCCCCCGACAAGCCGCAAACTCCCTGA
- a CDS encoding SPOR domain-containing protein: MRKLAWVIAVLALAGCGEGRDVEAPKPKPAATSAPAVAAAPQWAVEVRGQTPQAVSDLTGWLIEHSFMSNVVRENGKERVLVGPFSSEAEAQAKQEQVTAALVRAKKRNIETLVVDYPTAQ, encoded by the coding sequence GTGCGCAAATTGGCTTGGGTTATCGCGGTATTAGCGTTGGCAGGATGCGGTGAAGGGCGTGACGTCGAAGCACCGAAGCCCAAACCCGCCGCGACCTCCGCACCGGCCGTCGCTGCCGCGCCGCAGTGGGCCGTCGAGGTTCGCGGCCAGACACCGCAGGCTGTCAGTGACCTGACCGGTTGGCTCATCGAGCATAGTTTCATGTCGAACGTGGTGCGGGAAAACGGCAAGGAGCGCGTCCTGGTCGGCCCTTTCAGTTCCGAGGCCGAAGCCCAAGCCAAGCAGGAACAGGTCACGGCCGCACTGGTCCGGGCGAAGAAACGCAACATCGAGACGTTGGTGGTGGACTACCCGACGGCCCAATGA
- a CDS encoding endonuclease, translating to MSVRCLAFLLVFIALGAQAGAPRTFNEAKKIAWKLYAPQSTEFYCGCKYTGNRVNLAACGYVPRKNASRAARIEWEHIVPAWQIGHQRQCWQQGGRKNCTRYDPVYQRAEADLHNLVPSIGEVNGDRSNFSFGWLPEQKGQYGSCLTQVDFKAKKVMPRPSIRGMIARTYFYMSKQYGLRLSKQDRRLYEAWDKTYPVESWERQRNQSVACVMGRGNEFVGPVDMKACG from the coding sequence ATGAGTGTTCGCTGTTTAGCTTTTTTGCTTGTGTTCATCGCCTTGGGCGCACAGGCCGGTGCCCCGCGCACCTTCAACGAAGCCAAGAAAATCGCCTGGAAACTCTACGCCCCGCAATCCACCGAGTTCTACTGTGGCTGCAAATACACCGGCAACCGCGTGAACCTGGCCGCCTGCGGTTATGTACCGCGCAAGAACGCCAGCCGTGCCGCTCGCATTGAGTGGGAGCATATCGTTCCGGCGTGGCAGATCGGCCATCAGCGCCAATGCTGGCAACAAGGCGGTCGCAAGAACTGCACCCGCTATGATCCAGTCTATCAACGGGCCGAGGCCGACCTGCACAACCTGGTGCCGAGCATCGGGGAAGTGAATGGCGATCGCAGCAATTTCAGTTTCGGCTGGCTGCCAGAGCAAAAGGGCCAATACGGCTCATGCCTGACCCAAGTGGATTTCAAGGCCAAGAAGGTCATGCCCCGCCCTTCCATCCGAGGGATGATCGCCCGGACCTATTTCTACATGAGCAAGCAATATGGCCTGCGCCTCTCGAAGCAGGACCGGCGCCTGTATGAAGCCTGGGACAAGACCTACCCGGTCGAAAGCTGGGAACGCCAGCGCAACCAGAGCGTGGCGTGCGTCATGGGACGCGGGAACGAGTTCGTGGGGCCGGTGGACATGAAGGCCTGCGGTTGA
- a CDS encoding DUF1654 domain-containing protein, giving the protein MPTVKYCMPVQLNKDNPLATPSAATAPLDSYTRLGLRVSKIINAPTAQKAKAALIFRLPDEPVDEWERLLEEIDENDNVTLAYRDDGGVQVFWVVPKED; this is encoded by the coding sequence ATGCCTACAGTTAAATACTGTATGCCCGTACAGCTTAATAAGGATAATCCTTTGGCCACCCCCTCCGCTGCAACTGCCCCCCTAGATTCCTATACGCGACTCGGTCTTCGGGTCTCGAAAATCATCAACGCCCCCACCGCGCAAAAAGCCAAGGCCGCGCTGATCTTCCGTCTGCCCGACGAGCCGGTGGATGAGTGGGAGCGCCTCCTGGAAGAAATCGACGAGAACGACAACGTAACCCTCGCCTATCGCGACGATGGTGGTGTGCAGGTTTTCTGGGTAGTGCCGAAGGAAGATTGA
- a CDS encoding sugar ABC transporter substrate-binding protein, with translation MKLPFAGRLLAVAMLAAASAALPISSAFAQTAEKPKVALVMKSLANEFFLTMEDGAKAYQKEHSADFELISNGIKDETDTANQIRIVEQMIVAKVNALIIAPADSKAMVPVIKKAVDAGITVINIDNQLDPDVVKSKNIKVPFVGPDNRKGARLVGEYLAKQLKAGDEVGIIEGVSTTTNAQARTAGFKDAMEAAQVKVVSLQSGDWEINKGNQVAASMLSEYPNIKALLAGNDSMAVGAVSAVRAAGKAGKVQVVGYDNINAIKPMLKDGRVLATADQFAAKQAVFGIETALKILKGEKVDSGTNGVIETPVELVTKP, from the coding sequence ATGAAGTTGCCATTCGCTGGACGCCTTCTCGCTGTTGCCATGCTCGCGGCCGCATCCGCTGCGCTGCCTATCTCCTCGGCATTTGCCCAGACCGCAGAAAAACCCAAGGTCGCCCTGGTCATGAAATCCCTGGCTAACGAATTCTTCCTGACCATGGAAGACGGTGCCAAGGCTTATCAGAAGGAACACTCCGCCGATTTCGAGCTGATCTCCAACGGGATCAAGGATGAAACCGACACCGCCAACCAGATCCGCATTGTCGAGCAGATGATCGTGGCCAAGGTCAATGCCCTCATCATCGCGCCAGCGGATTCCAAGGCCATGGTGCCGGTGATCAAGAAAGCCGTCGACGCCGGCATCACCGTGATCAACATCGATAACCAGCTCGATCCGGACGTGGTCAAGAGCAAGAACATCAAGGTGCCGTTCGTAGGCCCTGACAACCGCAAGGGTGCACGTTTGGTCGGTGAGTACCTGGCCAAGCAGCTCAAGGCCGGTGACGAAGTCGGCATCATCGAAGGCGTGTCCACCACCACCAACGCCCAGGCACGCACCGCGGGCTTCAAGGATGCGATGGAGGCGGCGCAGGTCAAGGTCGTCTCCCTGCAATCCGGCGACTGGGAAATCAACAAGGGCAACCAGGTTGCCGCGTCGATGCTCAGCGAATACCCGAACATCAAGGCTCTGCTGGCTGGTAACGACAGCATGGCGGTCGGCGCGGTCTCGGCCGTGCGCGCGGCGGGCAAGGCGGGCAAGGTGCAGGTGGTCGGCTACGACAACATCAATGCCATCAAGCCGATGCTCAAGGACGGTCGTGTCCTGGCGACGGCCGACCAGTTCGCCGCCAAGCAGGCTGTCTTCGGGATCGAGACGGCGCTGAAGATCCTCAAGGGCGAAAAAGTCGACAGCGGCACCAACGGCGTTATCGAAACTCCGGTCGAGCTGGTGACCAAGCCGTAA
- a CDS encoding sugar ABC transporter ATP-binding protein, translating into MSVRDPNAVLCVSGIGKTYAQPVLTDISLTLMRGEVLALTGENGAGKSTLSKIIGGLVTPTTGQMQFQGQDYRPGSRTQAEELGVRMVMQELNLLPTLSVAENLFLDNLPSHGGWISRKQLRKSAIEAMAQVGLDAIDPDTLVGELGIGHQQMVEIARNLIGDCHVLILDEPTAMLTAREVEMLFEQITRLQARGVSIIYISHRLEELARVAQRIAVLRDGNLVCVEPMANYDSEQLVTLMVGRELGEHIDLGPRQIGAPALTVKGLTRSDKVRDVSFEVRSGEIFGISGLIGAGRTELLRLIFGADPADSGTVALGSPAQVVSIRSPSDAVAHGIALITEDRKGEGLLLTQSIAANIALGNMPEISSAGLVNGSAELALAQRQVDAMRIRSSSPTQLVSELSGGNQQKVVIGRWLERDCAVMLFDEPTRGIDVGAKFDIYALLGELTRQGKALVVVSSDLRELMLICDRIGVLSAGRLIDTFERDSWTQDDLLAAAFAGYQKRDALLNEAAPRDLS; encoded by the coding sequence ATGTCCGTTCGCGACCCGAACGCTGTCCTGTGCGTCAGCGGTATCGGCAAGACCTATGCCCAGCCGGTACTGACCGACATCAGCCTGACGTTGATGCGCGGTGAGGTGTTGGCGCTGACCGGTGAAAATGGCGCCGGCAAAAGCACCCTGTCCAAGATCATCGGCGGGCTGGTGACGCCGACGACCGGGCAGATGCAATTCCAAGGGCAGGATTATCGCCCTGGCAGCCGGACCCAGGCAGAAGAGCTGGGCGTGCGCATGGTGATGCAGGAACTCAACCTGCTGCCGACCCTGTCCGTGGCTGAGAACCTGTTCCTCGACAACCTGCCCAGCCATGGCGGCTGGATCAGCCGCAAGCAATTGCGCAAGTCAGCCATCGAAGCCATGGCCCAGGTGGGGCTTGATGCAATCGATCCTGACACGCTGGTCGGCGAGCTGGGGATCGGTCACCAGCAGATGGTCGAGATCGCCCGCAACCTGATCGGCGATTGCCATGTGCTGATTCTCGATGAGCCGACCGCCATGCTGACGGCCCGCGAAGTTGAAATGCTCTTTGAGCAGATCACTCGTCTGCAGGCGCGTGGCGTGTCGATCATCTACATTTCCCATCGTCTCGAAGAGTTGGCGCGGGTCGCCCAACGCATTGCGGTACTGCGTGACGGCAACCTGGTCTGCGTCGAGCCGATGGCCAACTACGACAGCGAGCAACTGGTGACCCTGATGGTTGGCCGGGAGTTGGGCGAGCACATTGATCTCGGTCCACGCCAGATCGGCGCGCCGGCGTTGACCGTTAAAGGCCTGACCCGTTCCGACAAGGTCCGCGACGTGTCCTTCGAAGTCCGCAGTGGCGAGATCTTCGGCATCTCCGGCCTGATCGGGGCAGGGCGTACCGAATTGTTGCGGCTGATCTTCGGTGCCGATCCGGCCGACAGCGGCACGGTGGCGCTGGGTTCGCCGGCCCAGGTCGTGAGCATTCGCTCCCCGTCCGATGCGGTGGCCCATGGCATCGCCTTGATCACCGAAGACCGCAAGGGCGAAGGCCTGCTGCTGACTCAATCCATCGCCGCCAACATTGCCCTGGGTAACATGCCGGAGATTTCCAGCGCCGGCCTGGTCAATGGCAGCGCCGAACTGGCCTTGGCGCAGCGGCAGGTCGATGCCATGCGCATCCGCAGTTCCAGCCCGACCCAGTTGGTGTCCGAGCTGTCGGGCGGCAACCAGCAGAAAGTCGTGATCGGTCGTTGGCTCGAACGCGATTGCGCAGTCATGCTGTTCGACGAGCCGACCCGTGGCATCGATGTCGGCGCCAAATTCGACATTTATGCGCTGCTCGGCGAGTTGACTCGCCAGGGCAAGGCGCTGGTCGTGGTGTCCAGTGACCTGCGGGAACTGATGTTGATCTGCGACCGGATCGGCGTGCTGTCCGCCGGGCGCCTGATCGACACCTTCGAGCGCGACAGCTGGACCCAGGATGACTTGCTTGCCGCCGCATTCGCCGGCTACCAGAAACGTGATGCGCTGCTCAACGAAGCAGCGCCTAGGGATCTTTCATGA
- a CDS encoding ABC transporter permease: MKTASAVGKSSGNFYGLGTYLGLAGALLAMIALFSALSSHFLSYDTFSTLANQIPDLMVLAVGMTFILIIGGIDLSVGSVLALAASTVSVAVLGWGWSVWPSALLGMAVAALAGTVTGSITVAWRIPSFIVSLGVLEMARGLAYQMTGSRTAYIGDSFAWLSNPIAFGISPSFIIALLVIFIAQAVLTRTVFGRYLIGIGTNEEAVRLAGINPKPYKILVFSLMGLLAGVAALFQISRLEAADPNAGSGLELQVIAAVVIGGTSLMGGRGSVISTFFGVLIISVLAAGLAQIGATEPTKRIITGAVIVVAVVLDTYRSQRASRRG, encoded by the coding sequence ATGAAAACCGCATCTGCCGTCGGCAAATCGAGTGGCAACTTCTACGGCCTCGGGACCTACCTGGGCCTGGCCGGCGCGCTGCTGGCCATGATCGCGCTGTTCTCGGCCTTGAGCAGCCATTTCCTGTCCTATGACACCTTCAGTACCTTGGCCAACCAGATTCCCGACCTCATGGTGCTGGCGGTCGGTATGACGTTCATTCTGATCATCGGCGGCATCGACCTGTCGGTGGGCTCGGTGCTCGCACTGGCGGCCTCGACGGTCAGCGTGGCCGTGCTCGGCTGGGGCTGGAGTGTCTGGCCATCGGCCTTGCTCGGCATGGCCGTGGCGGCGTTGGCGGGTACGGTCACCGGTTCGATCACCGTGGCGTGGCGGATTCCATCGTTCATCGTCTCCCTCGGCGTGCTGGAAATGGCCCGGGGCCTGGCGTACCAGATGACTGGTTCGCGGACCGCCTACATCGGCGACTCGTTCGCCTGGCTCTCCAACCCCATCGCCTTTGGTATCTCGCCTTCGTTCATCATCGCTTTGCTGGTGATCTTCATTGCCCAGGCGGTGCTGACTCGTACGGTGTTCGGTCGCTACCTGATCGGCATCGGCACCAATGAAGAAGCCGTGCGCCTGGCCGGCATCAATCCAAAGCCCTACAAGATCCTGGTGTTCAGCCTGATGGGCCTGCTGGCCGGTGTGGCGGCGCTGTTCCAGATTTCTCGCCTGGAGGCCGCGGACCCGAACGCCGGCTCCGGCCTGGAACTGCAGGTGATCGCTGCGGTGGTCATCGGCGGAACCAGCCTGATGGGTGGGCGAGGCTCGGTCATCAGCACTTTCTTTGGCGTGCTGATCATCTCCGTGCTGGCGGCGGGCCTGGCGCAGATCGGCGCTACCGAACCGACCAAACGCATCATTACCGGCGCGGTGATCGTGGTGGCGGTCGTGCTCGATACCTATCGCAGCCAGCGCGCCAGTCGGCGGGGCTGA
- a CDS encoding LacI family DNA-binding transcriptional regulator: protein MATIKDVAALAGISYTTVSHVVNKTRPVSEEVRLKVEAAIERLDYVPSAVARSLKAKTTATIGLLVPNSLNPYFAELARGIEDYCERNGYCVILCNSDDNPDKQRSYLRVLLEKRIDGLIFASAGGDVGLAEGLANVRTPMVIVDRGLDGVDADLVRIDHEYGAYLATRHLLELGHRDIAFIGGPANTSVAQMRLAGYCRALKEAGIELPVERMLESDFTSTGGYRAAAQLLELQPPSAIFAANDMIGIGVLRAAAERNIRVPSELSVIGFDDIQMSRYVYPALTTVGQSILQLGEMAAEVLLLRIATPSLATDQRIVTPSIVLRESTAPLSGTFAQYR, encoded by the coding sequence ATGGCGACGATCAAGGATGTAGCAGCGCTCGCGGGGATTTCCTACACCACCGTGTCCCACGTGGTGAACAAGACGCGGCCGGTCAGCGAAGAAGTGCGGCTCAAGGTCGAGGCGGCCATCGAGCGCCTGGACTACGTGCCCAGCGCCGTGGCCCGGTCGCTCAAGGCCAAGACCACGGCGACCATCGGCCTGCTGGTGCCCAACAGCCTCAACCCTTACTTTGCCGAGTTGGCCCGGGGCATCGAGGATTACTGTGAGCGCAACGGCTATTGCGTGATCCTGTGCAACTCTGACGACAACCCGGACAAGCAACGCAGCTACCTGCGTGTGCTGCTGGAAAAACGCATCGATGGCCTGATCTTCGCGTCCGCTGGCGGTGATGTCGGCCTGGCCGAGGGGCTGGCCAACGTGCGCACGCCCATGGTGATCGTCGACCGCGGGCTCGATGGCGTCGACGCAGACCTGGTGCGCATCGATCATGAATACGGCGCCTACCTGGCGACCCGGCACCTGCTGGAGCTGGGGCACCGCGATATTGCCTTCATCGGCGGCCCGGCCAACACCAGCGTGGCGCAGATGCGTTTGGCCGGTTACTGCCGAGCACTGAAAGAGGCCGGGATCGAGTTGCCCGTCGAGCGCATGCTCGAGAGCGATTTCACCAGTACCGGCGGTTACCGCGCCGCCGCGCAATTGCTTGAACTGCAGCCGCCGAGTGCGATCTTTGCGGCCAACGACATGATCGGCATCGGTGTGCTGCGCGCCGCCGCTGAACGCAACATACGCGTACCCAGCGAGCTGTCGGTCATTGGTTTCGACGACATCCAGATGAGCCGTTATGTCTACCCGGCGTTGACCACGGTGGGGCAGTCGATCCTGCAGCTCGGTGAGATGGCGGCCGAAGTGCTGCTGCTGCGTATCGCGACACCGAGCCTTGCCACCGACCAGCGGATCGTGACGCCAAGTATTGTCTTGCGTGAGTCGACTGCACCGCTGTCCGGTACATTCGCCCAATACCGCTGA
- the rbsK gene encoding ribokinase: MPAKVVVIGSLNMDLVTRAPRLPRGGETLIGESFATIPGGKGANQAVAAARLGAQVSMVGCVGNDAYGEQLRGALLAEGIDCQAVRVVEDSSGVALIVVDDNSQNAIVIVAGANGALTAEVLDGVDAVLQSADVIICQLEVPDATVGHALKRGRELGKIVILNPAPASHTLPADWYACVDYLIPNESEAAVLSGLAVDSLETAEAAAAHLIAAGAGKVIVTLGAQGLMFANGASFEHFPAPRVKAVDTTAAGDTFVGGFAAALASGKSEVDAIRFGQVAAALSVTRSGAQPSIPTLLEVQAFKS, encoded by the coding sequence ATGCCAGCAAAAGTAGTGGTAATAGGCAGCCTGAACATGGACCTGGTGACCCGGGCGCCGCGCTTGCCCCGTGGCGGTGAAACACTGATCGGCGAGTCGTTCGCCACCATCCCGGGCGGCAAGGGCGCCAACCAGGCGGTGGCCGCCGCGCGCCTGGGAGCGCAGGTGTCGATGGTCGGTTGCGTGGGCAACGATGCCTACGGCGAGCAATTGCGCGGCGCACTGCTGGCCGAGGGCATCGACTGCCAGGCGGTGCGCGTGGTGGAGGATTCCAGCGGCGTGGCGCTGATTGTTGTCGATGACAACAGCCAGAATGCCATCGTTATCGTCGCCGGTGCCAACGGAGCGCTCACTGCCGAGGTCTTGGACGGTGTCGATGCAGTGCTGCAAAGCGCCGATGTCATTATCTGCCAGCTCGAAGTGCCGGATGCCACCGTCGGCCATGCCCTCAAGCGCGGCCGTGAGTTGGGCAAAATCGTCATCCTCAACCCGGCGCCGGCTTCCCATACGTTGCCGGCCGACTGGTATGCCTGCGTCGATTACCTGATTCCCAATGAAAGTGAAGCAGCGGTGCTGAGCGGGCTGGCGGTGGACTCCCTGGAAACCGCCGAAGCCGCGGCGGCGCATCTGATCGCCGCCGGTGCCGGCAAGGTGATCGTCACCCTGGGCGCCCAGGGCCTGATGTTCGCCAATGGCGCCAGCTTCGAACACTTCCCGGCCCCGCGGGTCAAGGCGGTGGACACCACGGCGGCCGGAGACACCTTTGTCGGCGGCTTCGCGGCAGCCTTGGCCAGCGGCAAGAGCGAGGTCGATGCGATTCGTTTCGGTCAGGTCGCCGCCGCGCTGTCGGTCACCCGATCCGGCGCGCAACCTTCAATCCCCACGTTGCTGGAAGTGCAGGCTTTCAAATCATGA
- the rbsD gene encoding D-ribose pyranase has product MKKTPLLNVALSRLIASLGHGDKVVIGDAGLPVPPQVELIDLALTHGIPDFVSTLKVVLSEMQVESHVLAEEILEKQPSALTTLEALHAEGALGERALVSHEQFKVISQQARAIIRTGECSPYCNIVLVAGVTF; this is encoded by the coding sequence ATGAAAAAGACGCCGTTGTTGAATGTGGCACTGTCGCGACTGATCGCTTCCCTCGGCCATGGCGACAAGGTGGTCATCGGTGATGCCGGCCTGCCTGTGCCGCCCCAGGTCGAATTGATCGACCTGGCCCTGACCCATGGCATTCCTGATTTTGTCAGCACCTTGAAGGTGGTGCTCAGCGAAATGCAGGTGGAAAGCCATGTCCTGGCCGAGGAAATCCTCGAGAAGCAACCTTCGGCCCTGACGACCCTGGAGGCGCTGCATGCCGAGGGTGCGCTGGGTGAGCGGGCGTTGGTCAGTCATGAACAATTCAAGGTCATCAGCCAACAGGCACGGGCGATCATTCGCACCGGCGAATGCTCGCCGTACTGCAATATCGTGCTGGTCGCTGGAGTGACGTTCTAA
- a CDS encoding nucleoside hydrolase, producing the protein MHRYAEKMHQLIRSLLLLSLITATSAQAAEKIDLIIDTDPGADDVVALLFALASPEELHIRALTTVAGNVRLDKTSRNARLAREWAGREDVPVYAGAPKPLMRTPIYAENIHGKEGLSGVTVHEPKKGLAEGNAVNYLIDTLKAAKPHSITIAMLGPQTNLALALVQEPDIVQGIKEVVIMGGAHFNGGNITPVAEFNLFADPQAAEVVAKSGVKLTYLPLDVTHKILTSEARLNQIAALNNNASKLVGDILNEYVKGDMEHYGMTGGPVHDATVIAYLLKPQLFTGRSVNVVVDSREGPTFGQTIVDWYDGLKAPKNAFWVENGDAQGVFDLLTERLARLK; encoded by the coding sequence ATGCACCGCTATGCTGAGAAAATGCACCAACTGATCCGGAGTCTGCTGCTTTTGTCATTGATCACCGCAACGAGCGCCCAGGCGGCGGAAAAGATCGACCTGATCATCGACACCGATCCAGGCGCCGACGACGTGGTGGCGCTGTTGTTCGCCCTGGCATCGCCCGAGGAACTTCATATCCGTGCGCTGACCACCGTCGCCGGCAATGTGCGCCTGGACAAGACCTCGCGCAACGCTCGCCTGGCCCGTGAGTGGGCAGGGCGCGAAGACGTGCCGGTCTACGCCGGTGCGCCGAAACCGTTGATGCGCACGCCCATCTACGCAGAAAACATCCATGGCAAGGAAGGCCTGTCGGGTGTCACGGTGCACGAGCCGAAGAAGGGGCTGGCCGAGGGCAATGCCGTCAACTACCTGATCGACACGCTGAAGGCGGCCAAGCCCCACAGCATTACCATTGCCATGTTGGGGCCGCAGACCAACCTGGCGCTGGCGTTGGTCCAGGAACCGGACATTGTCCAAGGCATCAAGGAAGTGGTGATCATGGGCGGTGCGCACTTCAACGGCGGCAATATCACGCCGGTGGCTGAGTTCAATCTGTTCGCCGACCCGCAGGCGGCCGAGGTGGTGGCCAAGAGCGGCGTGAAGCTGACCTACCTGCCGCTGGACGTGACCCACAAGATCCTCACCAGCGAAGCGCGCCTGAATCAGATCGCGGCGCTGAACAACAACGCCAGCAAGTTGGTGGGCGATATCCTCAACGAATACGTCAAGGGCGATATGGAGCACTACGGCATGACGGGCGGGCCGGTGCATGACGCAACCGTGATTGCCTACCTGCTCAAGCCACAACTGTTCACCGGCCGTTCGGTCAATGTCGTCGTGGACAGTCGCGAGGGTCCGACGTTCGGGCAGACCATCGTCGACTGGTATGACGGCCTGAAGGCGCCGAAGAACGCGTTCTGGGTGGAAAACGGTGATGCCCAGGGGGTCTTCGACCTGCTGACCGAGCGCCTGGCGCGCCTCAAGTAA
- a CDS encoding I78 family peptidase inhibitor → MPWKLASLSTLLAAMLLSGCSSTSESTPEPVAGETGHSRCEAKAAEFVIGKKASPQLLEQARTRAGAQNARILKPNDMVTLEYRSDRLNLNTDANMVVDRVNCG, encoded by the coding sequence ATGCCTTGGAAGCTCGCGTCATTGAGTACTTTGCTGGCCGCCATGCTCTTGAGCGGTTGCAGCAGCACCTCTGAATCGACCCCCGAACCTGTGGCGGGCGAGACCGGTCACAGCCGCTGCGAAGCAAAAGCCGCCGAGTTTGTCATTGGCAAAAAGGCTTCGCCGCAGTTGCTGGAGCAGGCCCGTACCCGTGCTGGCGCGCAGAATGCCCGGATCCTCAAGCCCAACGACATGGTGACGCTTGAATACCGCTCCGATCGCCTGAACCTCAATACCGATGCCAACATGGTGGTCGACCGGGTGAACTGCGGCTGA
- a CDS encoding cold-shock protein codes for MSNRQTGTVKWFNDEKGFGFITPQGGGDDLFVHFKAIESDGFKSLKEGQTVSFVAEKGQKGMQAAQVRAE; via the coding sequence ATGTCTAATCGCCAAACCGGCACCGTTAAATGGTTCAACGATGAAAAAGGCTTCGGCTTCATCACTCCTCAAGGTGGCGGTGACGACCTGTTCGTACACTTCAAAGCTATCGAAAGCGACGGTTTCAAAAGCCTGAAAGAAGGCCAGACCGTTTCCTTCGTGGCTGAGAAAGGCCAAAAGGGTATGCAAGCTGCACAAGTTCGCGCTGAGTAA